Proteins encoded by one window of Chondromyces crocatus:
- the ptsP gene encoding phosphoenolpyruvate--protein phosphotransferase, translating to MNGKRSTDAPPASQQVPVARANALVGIAGAPGVAIGTAIVLGTEKLAYPRRHIEQEEVGAEIARFEDAVARAQRELCDVAKQVEGRRVEASILEAYLLMFGDEALAEAVKVQITEDRRSAEWAVAAVCETFAARLASVNDPYLRERSHDIEFVGERLLRAFDSVPSPRTIPRINGPSILIAHDLSPADTASLVDQPVIGFITEVGTRTSHTSIMARALEIPAVVGVSDATQRIATGDVVVVDGLRGMVLIHPDTEELKASHARADRHLAHARGLSEARDRAAVTTDGLQVQLWANVELPAEALLARDQGADGIGLYRTEFLYIDRASPPTEEQQFEIFRTVVKAMAPKPVTLRTFDIGGDKFVSTFQLPPEMNPMLGLRAVRLALSRPEVFLEHLRAMVRASAYGDVRIMIPMVAGLNELRQVKTLLQRAHEEVRARGLPCADEIPLGVMIEVPAAAVLVDHFAREAAFLSLGTNDLIQYALAVDRSSRSLAYLASPFDPSILRLIVNVIRAGQEFRRPVCICGAMASDPLAAVLLCGLGMRDFSMEAAAIPEIKEAIRRISLAEAEQVAAEALACATAEEVEACVAGAFAPLLCDLLAGEP from the coding sequence GTGAACGGGAAGCGGTCCACCGATGCGCCTCCTGCCTCGCAGCAGGTCCCTGTCGCACGCGCGAATGCCCTCGTAGGTATCGCCGGCGCTCCCGGAGTCGCGATCGGGACCGCGATCGTGCTCGGCACCGAGAAGCTCGCTTATCCTCGACGCCACATCGAGCAAGAAGAAGTCGGTGCAGAGATCGCTCGCTTCGAGGACGCCGTCGCGCGTGCTCAGCGCGAACTTTGTGATGTGGCGAAGCAGGTCGAGGGGCGCAGGGTGGAGGCCTCGATCCTCGAGGCGTACCTGCTCATGTTCGGCGACGAGGCGCTCGCCGAGGCGGTCAAGGTCCAGATCACCGAGGACCGCCGATCCGCGGAGTGGGCCGTTGCCGCGGTCTGCGAGACCTTCGCAGCGCGGCTCGCGTCGGTGAACGACCCGTATCTCCGCGAGCGGAGCCACGACATCGAGTTCGTCGGCGAGCGGCTGCTTCGGGCTTTCGACAGCGTGCCCTCGCCACGAACGATCCCGCGCATCAACGGGCCATCCATTCTCATCGCGCACGATCTCTCTCCTGCAGACACCGCGTCGCTGGTCGACCAGCCCGTGATCGGCTTCATCACGGAGGTCGGTACCCGCACGAGTCACACATCGATCATGGCGCGCGCGCTGGAGATCCCGGCGGTCGTCGGGGTGAGCGACGCCACGCAGCGAATCGCCACGGGCGACGTCGTGGTCGTCGACGGCTTGCGGGGTATGGTGCTGATCCACCCCGATACCGAGGAGCTGAAGGCGTCACACGCGCGAGCCGACCGACACCTCGCACACGCACGCGGACTCTCGGAAGCTCGTGATCGCGCAGCCGTGACGACCGATGGTCTGCAGGTGCAACTCTGGGCCAATGTGGAGCTACCCGCAGAGGCGCTCCTGGCCAGGGACCAAGGCGCTGACGGGATCGGCCTCTATCGCACCGAGTTTCTTTACATCGATCGAGCATCCCCTCCGACCGAGGAGCAGCAGTTCGAGATCTTCCGGACCGTGGTGAAGGCCATGGCTCCGAAACCCGTGACCCTGCGGACGTTCGACATCGGCGGTGACAAGTTCGTTTCCACCTTTCAGCTCCCGCCGGAGATGAACCCCATGCTCGGCCTGCGTGCCGTTCGCCTCGCGCTGTCGCGTCCGGAGGTTTTTCTCGAGCACCTCAGGGCGATGGTGCGAGCTTCCGCCTATGGCGATGTCCGGATCATGATCCCCATGGTGGCGGGCTTGAACGAGCTGCGTCAGGTGAAGACGTTGCTGCAGAGGGCACACGAGGAAGTGCGTGCCCGTGGGCTGCCGTGCGCCGACGAGATCCCCCTCGGCGTCATGATCGAGGTCCCCGCTGCGGCGGTGCTGGTGGATCACTTCGCGCGGGAAGCTGCATTTCTCAGCCTGGGGACGAATGATCTCATCCAGTATGCGCTCGCCGTGGACAGGAGCAGTCGCTCGCTGGCCTACCTGGCTTCACCGTTCGATCCTTCGATTCTGCGCTTGATCGTCAACGTGATCCGCGCAGGGCAGGAGTTCCGCCGACCCGTATGTATCTGCGGCGCGATGGCGAGTGATCCGCTGGCTGCCGTCTTGCTCTGTGGCCTGGGGATGCGTGACTTCTCGATGGAAGCCGCAGCGATCCCGGAGATCAAAGAGGCCATCCGCCGCATCTCGCTGGCAGAGGCAGAGCAGGTCGCTGCGGAAGCGCTCGCCTGTGCGACCGCAGAGGAAGTGGAGGCATGTGTGGCTGGTGCCTTTGCTCCCCTACTATGCGATCTCCTAGCTGGCGAGCCCTGA
- a CDS encoding bifunctional metallophosphatase/5'-nucleotidase: protein MQKQQTAPLRRATALIPFAASVIAGAVALGTSPGCVTKQAPPRLDGQVHLTLLHTSDIHSRLLPYNLQLGQVDAGLGLGQVQSIVNVGGAARISHIVGRERARSSRVLHLDGGDCFQGAPIFNFYSGEAEIKTLAAMGVDAMIVANHEFDKGALNLGIQLQQNSNFPILAANYILEDPAQPGASPLGSIIQPYTVFNLDGLRVGIIGMGNLSSMTSIFDAPNRLGITPLNTTEVAQFYVDLLRPSVDLVVFVTHLGLDVDERMIQTTTGIDVVLGGHNHIVLQPPKRVQDCSRYYDEEKQSYYILLNDEQNPEAGEKSRRYCKPRDVVLAHSGAFAKYVGRLDLVVSNLPEDLGPDYDPNDGFEVLSSVYDLFPVNAQVPDDPIVAAVLEPYEQGLDALADLDLFVGYARDGSRRFSTSGGDSPLGNMVAAAMWLRLGVQTDFSLTNSTGIRADLVPGPVTIEQLYNIFPFDNAITKMQLSGVEVQDLFDFVARRSTGRGCVSQVQIAGARVVINCSAQQTPGGPPGLATNIYIGTYEPPITCPNGDADCPGQAFGSCDPEANRCWRPLDGFSMYELATSDYLGAGGSGFRVLQRNTTQFNTQIQQRDALGDYIRAGKPCGAGQDGRPVSCSTDADCESTVGEDFVCACPGQVEEGLQCQTKEGGSCNNAGACVLRQCRIDLATHRRETCNAASEDYLREQCLRTLSPCATGGETCKYLACVDRRIGNYSDGRLRMVGQ, encoded by the coding sequence ATGCAGAAGCAACAAACCGCCCCGCTGCGCCGCGCCACTGCGCTCATCCCCTTCGCAGCGTCGGTGATCGCCGGCGCCGTCGCCCTCGGTACCAGCCCTGGGTGTGTGACCAAGCAGGCACCACCGCGGCTTGATGGTCAGGTTCATCTGACGCTGCTTCACACGTCGGATATCCACTCGCGACTGCTCCCTTACAACCTGCAGCTCGGTCAAGTCGACGCTGGGCTCGGTCTTGGACAGGTCCAGAGCATCGTCAACGTGGGTGGAGCCGCACGCATCTCGCACATCGTCGGGCGCGAGCGTGCTCGCTCATCCCGCGTGCTCCACCTCGACGGTGGTGACTGCTTCCAGGGAGCGCCCATCTTCAACTTCTACTCGGGAGAGGCGGAGATCAAGACGCTCGCCGCCATGGGCGTCGACGCGATGATCGTCGCCAACCACGAGTTCGATAAAGGCGCGCTGAACCTCGGCATTCAGCTCCAGCAGAACTCGAACTTCCCCATCCTGGCCGCCAACTACATTCTGGAAGACCCCGCGCAGCCAGGTGCCTCGCCGCTCGGGAGCATCATCCAGCCCTACACGGTGTTCAATCTGGATGGGCTGCGGGTGGGCATCATCGGGATGGGCAACCTTTCCAGCATGACGTCCATCTTCGACGCGCCGAACCGCCTCGGGATCACCCCGTTGAACACCACCGAGGTGGCGCAGTTCTACGTCGACCTCCTCCGCCCCTCGGTCGATCTCGTCGTGTTCGTCACCCACCTCGGCCTCGACGTCGACGAGCGGATGATCCAGACCACGACCGGCATCGATGTGGTGCTGGGCGGGCACAACCACATCGTCCTCCAGCCGCCGAAGCGGGTGCAGGACTGCTCGCGGTACTACGACGAGGAGAAGCAGAGTTACTACATCCTCCTGAACGACGAGCAGAACCCGGAAGCGGGAGAGAAGTCGCGACGCTATTGCAAGCCAAGGGACGTCGTGCTCGCTCACTCCGGAGCGTTCGCCAAGTATGTCGGTCGGCTCGACCTCGTGGTGTCCAACCTGCCCGAGGATCTCGGCCCCGACTACGATCCGAACGACGGCTTCGAGGTATTGAGCAGCGTCTACGACCTGTTCCCCGTGAACGCTCAGGTCCCCGACGATCCGATCGTCGCCGCCGTGCTCGAGCCCTACGAACAAGGGCTCGATGCGCTGGCAGACCTCGATCTTTTCGTCGGCTACGCGCGGGATGGATCGCGTCGCTTCTCCACCAGTGGTGGGGACTCGCCGCTCGGCAACATGGTGGCCGCGGCGATGTGGCTGCGGCTCGGCGTGCAGACCGACTTCTCGCTGACCAACTCCACCGGGATCCGGGCCGATCTCGTACCCGGGCCGGTGACGATCGAGCAGCTCTACAACATCTTCCCGTTCGACAACGCCATCACGAAGATGCAGCTCTCGGGCGTCGAGGTGCAGGACCTCTTCGACTTCGTGGCGCGTCGTTCGACGGGGCGTGGCTGCGTGTCACAGGTGCAGATCGCGGGAGCCCGCGTCGTCATCAACTGCAGCGCCCAGCAGACACCCGGTGGGCCTCCGGGGCTCGCGACCAACATCTACATCGGTACCTACGAGCCCCCCATCACCTGCCCCAATGGTGACGCCGATTGCCCGGGCCAAGCGTTCGGGAGCTGTGATCCGGAGGCGAACCGCTGCTGGAGGCCGCTCGATGGGTTCTCCATGTACGAGCTGGCCACGTCGGACTACCTGGGGGCCGGTGGAAGCGGCTTCCGCGTGCTCCAGCGCAACACCACCCAGTTCAACACGCAAATCCAGCAGCGCGACGCGCTGGGCGACTACATCCGCGCGGGTAAGCCCTGCGGCGCAGGCCAGGACGGACGACCCGTCTCGTGCAGCACCGATGCGGACTGTGAGTCCACGGTGGGCGAGGACTTCGTGTGCGCTTGCCCAGGGCAGGTGGAAGAGGGGCTCCAGTGCCAGACGAAGGAAGGGGGGTCCTGCAACAACGCGGGCGCATGCGTCTTGAGGCAGTGTCGTATCGACCTCGCCACGCATCGCCGTGAGACGTGCAACGCGGCTTCGGAGGATTACTTGCGAGAGCAGTGCCTGCGTACGCTGTCTCCCTGCGCAACGGGAGGTGAAACCTGCAAGTACCTCGCGTGCGTCGACCGGCGGATCGGGAATTATTCGGATGGTCGACTCCGGATGGTGGGGCAGTGA